The segment TAAATATACACTAGCATTACTTGCTACGTTAACTGTTGAAGGATCACGGCGTGTAAACACCGCTACTAATTCCATATCTGGATTTTGTGAAATGGCATGCTCCACACCACGTCCTAAATTTCCATATCCTACAATACCTACTCGAATTGCACTCATTCAAATTCCTCCTAACGATTTCGTGACTATGTGAAAACCTTCACGTTAAATCTACATACAATAATACTTCGCGTTAGGAAAATTCACAATAGTTTGAGTACACTTTTTTTCAAGAATAGATATCCATTTTCTATGGTTTTCATCCCACAATTATATGAATGCGGTTACATAAAGGTTTTGTTAAAATCTTGTAAATAACGGCTATTTTCACAAGCCTTCTTGTACAATAAAGATAACGACAAAAGGGGGCATGTTGAATGAAAAGTAATGGTTATGTAACAAGCACAGCATTTGTACAAGGAGCACTACTTACATTCCATATGATACAAGCATATGGAGGCTGTTTACCCTTTAACGTTCTAAATCATGAGGCACACTTTTACCGTAGCAACAAGGAAGTTACACGCTGGCTCATTAAAAAAAGTGAATATAATAAAGACCCGAACTATCCTCAAAGTTCGGGTCTTTAACGCTACTGAATATCCTGCGCTAGCTGGGATAAACGCTTTTCGTCAATAATATAGTAACCCGCTTTTCGTTTTTCCAATATTCTTTCTTCGCAAAACTGCGCTAATACATATAATAAATGACGGTAGGAAACACCTAAATATTCACAGATTTCCGTATGCTTTTCTTTATAGATGCCTTGCTCGGCAGATAATTGAATAAAGGCAGCTAAACGATTTTCAAGTGGATAGGCTTGATTTTGTGTATATTTAGCCGTCATATTCGTTGCTTTTTCCCCTAAAAATAAACAAAGTCTACGTAAAAATAAAGCATCTGCAAGTAACTTTTCCTTACATGACTGACGAATAGAGTAACAAATGGTTGTTGCGACCGTTTGAATGCCCTTTGTGTACCTCGCCTCATTCAACAGCTCGATTTCCCCCATAAAAAGAGGTGCCTCTAAATAATCAATCAATGAAACCTTGCCATTTTTATGCGTCATATACAGCTTTGCCTTGCCCTCAACCATATAATACAATGTATCTGGAAAAGAGCCTTCCTGAAAAATCCATTCCCCTTTAGCAAATTGGCAAACCTCAAGGTATGGCTCAATATCAAATGAAAAAAAATCATCAATGGGATACTTTTTTAAATAATCACTACGCGCCTTCCCTGTTAAAATATGCATTTTTTTATGCGCTCCTTCAAAAAATATGAGATATCTCACATTATTGTAGCGATGAACGTGCTATGATTCAACATAGTTACTGGAGGTACGATAATTATATGAATCATCAACGATGGCTTTCTCAAAGTTTCTTTACCTTTTTTATGACATGGGGCATTTTCCTTCCCTATTGGACAGGCTGGCTTGTGGACGCTAAACAGTTAACAGTTTCTCAAGCAAGTGTTGTTATGGGCTGTGGCTTATTGGCACGTGCCATCTCGAATCTATTGCTCTTTCCTATGCTTGCAAAATATGTACATAATAAGCGTCTAATTACGATTTTAGCAATAGGCTCGCTACTAACGGCATTGCTTTATATCCCAAGCACTGGCTTTATCGCCTTATTAATCGTGACGATTTTATTTAGCACATTTTATCCAGCATTATTACCCGCTGTTGAAAGCAGTGCTGCAACGCTTGTCCAGCATAGCAATATTCACTATGGTAAGAGCCGCTCCTATGGCTCACTTGGCTTTGTTATCGCTGTATTAATTATTAGCATGCTAACAGGTGCTTTTGGTAAAAATGCGATTTTTTGGAGCATGATTATTGGGCTAGCTGGTATGCTGTTAATGCAGCAATTGGCAACACCAAAGGAATTACTCACTGTGCCGACAAAGGAGCAGCGTGCTAAATCACTATCCATGAAAACATTATGGCAAATAAAAGGCTTCCCGCTTGTGCTATTGATTGTTATTTTATTGCAGGGAGCACATGCCTCTTACTATAGCTACGGTTATATTTATTTAGAGGATTTACAGGTAGACCCCTTCTATATGGGCATGATTATTAATATCGCTGTTATTTGTGAAATTCTGTACTTTATGAAGGCTGATACAATATTGACAAAATGGCGCTCCTCATCTTTATTACTGCTGGCAGCGAGTGGCTCTTCCCTACGCTGGCTACTAATATTTATGTTTCCAAATGTTTGGGTTTTTATTGCTTCTCAAACATTGCACGCACTATCCTTTGCTCTTGCACACTTTGCCTTTATTCGCTATTTAACGCAAACCTTACCAAAGGAGCAAATTCCAAATGCACAGGGGCTTTACTCGGCATTAGCAATGGGCTTAAGCACAGCCATCTTAACATTTTTAGGCGGCTATTTATATGAATTTTCCCCAGGTCTATCCTTTGCTGCCATGCTGATTTGTACTGTGCCAGCGATCGCCATTTTGCTGATAACACGTCAGAAATACCAATATTAATTAACGGCAGGTGAGTGCTCCTCACCTGCTTTTTACATATGTATACAAAATAGCTAATCCCTCTCGCAATTCCTGATAGCTTGCATACGCATACGATAGTCGAATATGATGATGATCCTGAGGGTCATAAATATAGCCAGGATTGATTAAAACTTGTCGATGCAATAGCTTCATAAAAAATTCTTTATCGACAATCGGCTCATGAAATTTCAGCCAAATATAAAAGCCGCCCTTTGGTGTTTGCCAGCTTGCCATATTCTTAAATTTTTCCTGTAAAATCTGTTCAACGAAGTGGGCGCGTGCCTGTAATTGCTGACGTAAAGCAACGAGATGCTGCTCATATTTGCCTGATTGCAGCCAATGCAGCACAATTTCCTGTGAAATCGCACTAGAGCCATAGTCCGTCTGCATTTTAATATCGGCTAGTCGTTCGATAACAGTTGTTGGTCCAATTAGCCAGCCGATACGCAGCCCAGGGCTTAATGTTTTGGAAACACTGCCAATATATAAAACTTGTCCACTGCTATCCATTGCCTTAATGGGTTGTGCTGTCGCCTCGAACAGCAATTCATCATAAACAGCATCTTCTATAATAGGAATCCGCGCTGCCTGACATGCCTCATAAAGCGTCCTTTTTTCCTGTGCTGTCCAGACAGCGCCTGTTGGGTTATGTAAGGTTGGAATCGTATAAAACACAGCCTGC is part of the Lysinibacillus sp. FSL K6-0232 genome and harbors:
- the yeiL gene encoding transcriptional regulator YeiL; protein product: MHILTGKARSDYLKKYPIDDFFSFDIEPYLEVCQFAKGEWIFQEGSFPDTLYYMVEGKAKLYMTHKNGKVSLIDYLEAPLFMGEIELLNEARYTKGIQTVATTICYSIRQSCKEKLLADALFLRRLCLFLGEKATNMTAKYTQNQAYPLENRLAAFIQLSAEQGIYKEKHTEICEYLGVSYRHLLYVLAQFCEERILEKRKAGYYIIDEKRLSQLAQDIQ
- a CDS encoding MFS transporter — translated: MNHQRWLSQSFFTFFMTWGIFLPYWTGWLVDAKQLTVSQASVVMGCGLLARAISNLLLFPMLAKYVHNKRLITILAIGSLLTALLYIPSTGFIALLIVTILFSTFYPALLPAVESSAATLVQHSNIHYGKSRSYGSLGFVIAVLIISMLTGAFGKNAIFWSMIIGLAGMLLMQQLATPKELLTVPTKEQRAKSLSMKTLWQIKGFPLVLLIVILLQGAHASYYSYGYIYLEDLQVDPFYMGMIINIAVICEILYFMKADTILTKWRSSSLLLLAASGSSLRWLLIFMFPNVWVFIASQTLHALSFALAHFAFIRYLTQTLPKEQIPNAQGLYSALAMGLSTAILTFLGGYLYEFSPGLSFAAMLICTVPAIAILLITRQKYQY